GCCTCGGTCGCCGAAGCGCTCGATGTTATCAAGCGCAATGCGGTGATTGACGGTGAGCTGGTGGCGCTCGACGCGGAGGGCCGATCGCGATTTCAGCTATTGCAGAATGCCCTGAAGGGCAAGGCACGTCTTCGCTACTACGTGTTCGACCTGCTCTTTCTCGACGGGCGTGACTTGCGCAGCAAGCCATTGCGCGAGCGCAAGGACCGGTTGCGCGCTATCCTTCGCCGGCATCCGCTCGTCCGCTACAGCGTGCACAGAAAGCGGGCTGGCAGGGCGGCGTTCAACAAGGCGCGACGTGCGGGGGAGGAGGGCATTATCGCCAAGCAGGCCGCAAGTCTCTACCACTCGGGAAAGCGCTCGAGAGAATGGCTCAAGATAAAAGCCGGCCATGAGCAGGAAGCCATTATCGTGGGCTTCACCAAACCGCACGGGAGCCGCGAGCATTTTGGCTCGCTCGTCCTTGGCGTCTACGACAAGGGCAAGCTCGTCTACGTCGGCCATAGCGGCGGCGGATTCTCCAGAGAGATGCTCGCGACGCTGCACGCGCGCATGATGAAATTGAGGACAGACAAGAAGCCGTTTACCGACGT
The DNA window shown above is from Bradyrhizobium sp. ISRA464 and carries:
- the ligD gene encoding non-homologous end-joining DNA ligase; the encoded protein is MLATLIDAPFDDKDWVFETKWDGFRLVAKTERKSGALYSRNGNDVTRRYASVAEALDVIKRNAVIDGELVALDAEGRSRFQLLQNALKGKARLRYYVFDLLFLDGRDLRSKPLRERKDRLRAILRRHPLVRYSVHRKRAGRAAFNKARRAGEEGIIAKQAASLYHSGKRSREWLKIKAGHEQEAIIVGFTKPHGSREHFGSLVLGVYDKGKLVYVGHSGGGFSREMLATLHARMMKLRTDKKPFTDVAHEDKTTWIRPRLVCQVKFTEWTHEGEMRHPVFLGMRTDKPARQVRRERA